In Streptomyces nojiriensis, one genomic interval encodes:
- a CDS encoding GAF domain-containing sensor histidine kinase — MTASPPHGGPPSGLAAVSTALLAMSRRLEVRDVLRTIVVSARELLDAEYAALGVPDDHGGFAQFVVDGISAEQWRLIGPLPRQHGILAAMLHEGGPERLADVRKDPRFEGWPAAHPEMSDFLGMPVRDGEETLGALFLANKRGPHGFSDEDQELLSLLAQHAAIALTNAHLYERSRELTIAEERSRLAHELHDAVSQKLFSLRLTAQAAAALVDRDPARAKDELQQVAALAAEAADELRAAVTELRPAALDEDGLVATLRTHVHVLDRAHTAHVTFTCDGVRALPATQEEALLRVAQEALHNALRHSGGDRVDVTLARTPAGGAVLEVVDTGKGFDPRTVRRAGRHLGLVSMRDRASGVGGRLTVHSEPGRGTTIEMEVPGG; from the coding sequence ATGACCGCTAGCCCCCCGCACGGCGGGCCCCCCAGCGGCCTGGCCGCCGTGAGCACCGCACTGCTCGCCATGAGCCGCCGCCTGGAGGTCCGCGACGTCCTGCGCACGATCGTCGTGTCCGCCCGTGAACTCCTGGACGCCGAGTACGCGGCCCTGGGCGTCCCGGACGACCACGGCGGCTTCGCCCAGTTCGTCGTGGACGGCATCAGCGCGGAGCAGTGGCGCCTCATCGGCCCGCTGCCCCGCCAGCACGGCATCCTCGCCGCGATGCTGCACGAGGGGGGCCCCGAGCGCCTGGCCGACGTACGCAAGGACCCGCGCTTCGAGGGCTGGCCGGCCGCCCACCCGGAGATGTCCGACTTCCTCGGCATGCCCGTACGCGACGGCGAGGAGACCCTCGGCGCCCTCTTCCTGGCGAACAAACGCGGCCCTCACGGGTTCAGCGACGAGGACCAGGAACTCCTCTCCCTCCTCGCCCAGCACGCGGCGATCGCCCTCACCAACGCCCACCTCTACGAGCGCAGCCGCGAGCTCACCATCGCCGAGGAGCGCTCCCGGCTCGCCCACGAGCTGCACGACGCCGTCAGCCAGAAGCTCTTCTCGCTCCGCCTCACCGCCCAGGCCGCCGCCGCCCTCGTCGACCGCGACCCGGCCCGGGCCAAGGACGAGCTCCAGCAGGTGGCGGCCCTGGCGGCGGAGGCCGCCGACGAACTGCGCGCCGCCGTGACCGAGCTGCGCCCCGCAGCGCTGGACGAGGACGGACTGGTCGCCACCCTCCGCACGCACGTCCACGTCCTCGACCGCGCCCACACCGCGCACGTCACCTTCACCTGTGACGGCGTACGGGCCCTGCCGGCGACCCAGGAGGAAGCCCTGCTCCGCGTCGCGCAGGAGGCCCTGCACAACGCCCTGCGCCACTCCGGCGGCGACCGCGTCGACGTCACCCTGGCCCGGACGCCGGCCGGGGGCGCGGTCCTCGAGGTCGTCGACACCGGCAAGGGCTTCGACCCCCGGACCGTCCGCCGGGCGGGCCGTCACCTGGGCCTGGTCTCCATGCGGGACCGCGCGAGCGGCGTCGGCGGCCGGCTCACCGTGCACTCGGAGCCCGGTCGGGGCACCACGATCGAGATGGAGGTCCCCGGTGGCTGA